In the genome of Pseudomonas sp. HS6, one region contains:
- a CDS encoding CsiV family protein: MRLVRSLSLLLTLVAPSVFADDLYQVEMILVRQNAVPAIISRAAPEDWAAGAQRLGDDSKRTTALNDVATKLTASGEYSVLMHKAWQQTLGETPAKVAVSEGQEQFGQFPIEGTIEMKLGRFTDVNADFWVNQIDANGMVTASERLKQESHTKNGQLNYLDNGHLALLIKITSLTAPAPREAPEVVPD; this comes from the coding sequence ATGCGCCTGGTTCGCTCTCTGTCTTTGCTACTGACTCTGGTAGCACCCTCGGTGTTTGCCGACGACCTGTATCAGGTCGAAATGATTCTGGTACGCCAGAACGCGGTGCCGGCGATTATCAGCCGCGCCGCACCGGAAGACTGGGCCGCTGGCGCTCAACGCCTGGGCGATGACAGCAAGCGCACCACAGCGCTGAACGACGTTGCCACCAAACTCACCGCCAGCGGCGAGTACAGCGTGCTGATGCACAAAGCCTGGCAACAGACACTGGGCGAGACGCCGGCGAAGGTCGCGGTCAGCGAAGGTCAGGAGCAGTTCGGCCAGTTCCCTATCGAGGGCACGATCGAAATGAAGCTCGGGCGCTTCACCGACGTGAACGCCGACTTCTGGGTCAACCAGATCGACGCCAATGGCATGGTCACCGCCAGCGAACGCCTGAAACAGGAAAGCCACACCAAAAACGGCCAGCTCAACTACCTGGACAACGGCCACCTGGCCCTGCTGATCAAGATCACTTCACTGACGGCGCCTGCGCCTCGGGAAGCGCCTGAAGTCGTACCGGACTGA